The proteins below come from a single Drosophila busckii strain San Diego stock center, stock number 13000-0081.31 chromosome X, ASM1175060v1, whole genome shotgun sequence genomic window:
- the LOC108605589 gene encoding D-2-hydroxyglutarate dehydrogenase, mitochondrial, with amino-acid sequence MRFQGLLQLRRCAAASCASRHLNTIVTAAATRRLASSATALPDFTQKSDHVQRGNYATLNDKDVAHFEQLLGQNHVLTEDLDGYNICFLKRIRGNSKLVLKPGSTAEVAAILRHCNERKLAVVPQGGNTGLVGGSVPICDEIVLSLQRLNKVLSVDEVTGIAVVEAGCILENFDHRAKEAGLTVPLDLGAKASCHIGGNVSTNAGGVRVVRYGNLHGSVLGVEAVLANGQVLDLMSDFKKDNTGYHMKHLFIGSEGTLGVVTKLSMLCPHASKSVNVAFIGLNSFADVLKTFVNAKRNLGEILSSCEMIDERAFQTAMGQYKFLNAPIAGYPFYMLIETSGSNGDHDQEKINQFIGDGMERGEILDGTVTGDPGKVQEIWKIREMVPLALIEKSFCFKYDISLPLRDFYSIVDVMRERCGPLATVVCGYGHLGDSNLHLNVSCEKFNDEIYKRVEPFVYEYTSKLKGSISAEHGIGFLKKDYLHYSKNPVAINWMRDMKKMFDPNGILNPYKVLN; translated from the exons ATGCGTTTCCAAGGCCTTTTACAATTGCGCAGATGTGCGGCCGCCTCCTGCGCCAGCAGACACCTCAACACAATCGTAACCGCAGCAGCGACGCGCAGGCTGGCGAGCAGCGCAACTGCGCTGCCCGACTTCACACAG AAAAGCGACCATGTGCAGCGTGGTAACTATGCAACGCTCAATGATAAGGATGTGGCGcactttgagcagctgctgggtCAGAATCATGTGCTCACCGAGGATCTAGATGGCTATAACATTTGCTTTCTCAAACGCATACGCG GCAACAGCAAGCTAGTGCTCAAGCCAGGCAGCACGGCGGAGGTGGCGGCCATATTGCGCCACTGCAACGAGCGTAAGCTGGCGGTGGTGCCGCAGGGTGGCAACACTGGCCTGGTGGGCGGTTCGGTGCCCATTTGCGATGAGATTGTGCTGTCGCTGCAGCGTCTTAACAAAGTTCTGTCCGTGGATGAAGTCACGGGCATTGCTGTGGTGGAAGCCGGCTGCATTTTGGAGAATTTTGATCATCGCGCCAAGGAGGCGGGCTTAACGGTGCCGCTTGACTTGGGCGCCAAGGCAAGCTGTCATATTGGTGGCAATGTTTCCACAAATGCGGGCGGCGTGCGCGTAGTGCGCTATGGCAATCTGCATGGCTCTGTGCTGGGCGTAGAGGCAGTTCTAGCTAATGGTCAGGTTTTGGATCTTATGTCGGACTTTAAGAAGGACAACACAGGCTATCACATGAAGCATTTGTTCATTGGCTCTGAGGGCACGCTGGGTGTGGTGACAAAGCTCTCTATGCTCTGTCCACATGCCTCCAAATCCGTGAATGTGGCCTTCATTGGTCTCAATTCCTTTGCAGATGTGCTCAAAACATTTGTCAACGCCAAACGCAATCTCGGCGAGATTCTGAGCTCCTGTGAAATGATCGACGAGCGTGCATTCCAAACAGCCATGGGCCAGTACAAATTTCTCAA TGCGCCCATTGCCGGTTATCCTTTCTACATGCTCATCGAGACCTCAGGCAGCAATGGCGACCATGATCAGGAGAAGATTAATCAGTTTATAGGCGATGGCATGGAGCGCGGTGAAATCCTGGATGGCACTGTCACTGGTGATCCCGGCAAGGTGCAGGAAATTTGGAAAATACGCGAAATGGTGCCGCTTGCTCTCATTGAGAAGAGTTTCTGCTTCAAGTACGACATCTCCTTGCCGTTGCGTGACTTTTACAGCATTGTGGATGTCATGCGCGAACGTTGCGGTCCTTTGGCCACAGTTGTGTGTGGCTACGGTCATCTGGGCGACtccaatttgcatttgaatgtgTCCTGTGAAAAGTTTAATGATGAGATCTATAAGCGCGTGGAACCATTTGTCTATGAGTACACCTCGAAGCTAAAGGGCAGCATTAGTGCCGAGCATGGCATTGGTTTTCTTAAAAAGGACTATCTGCATTACTCCAAGAATCCGGTGGCCATTAATTGGATGCGCGACATGAAGAAAATGTTTGATCCCAACGGCATTCTCAATCCCTACAAAGTGCttaattaa